In Acidobacteriota bacterium, a single genomic region encodes these proteins:
- a CDS encoding STAS domain-containing protein, with protein sequence MRTNIRKSGDVNILDLKGKITIGEGDVLLRKHIKELLDKGEKNILVNMANVDYMDSSGVGELIASFTTVARSGGKMKLLNLSPKIKDILQITQLMSVFDIYDDEDEAVKSFS encoded by the coding sequence ATGAGAACCAATATCAGAAAGAGTGGAGATGTAAATATCCTTGATCTCAAGGGAAAGATAACCATCGGAGAAGGGGATGTGCTCCTTAGGAAGCATATAAAGGAGCTTCTCGACAAGGGAGAGAAGAACATCCTGGTCAATATGGCTAATGTGGATTATATGGACAGTTCTGGAGTGGGTGAATTGATCGCTTCCTTCACCACTGTTGCCAGAAGTGGTGGTAAGATGAAGCTACTCAATCTCTCCCCCAAGATAAAAGATATCCTCCAAATCACCCAGTTGATGAGTGTCTTCGATATCTACGATGATGAGGATGAAGCGGTAAAGAGCTTTTCCTAA
- a CDS encoding serine/threonine-protein phosphatase, whose translation IRRDGKVEELKKGGFFLGIFPEVRYEMDEVELIPGDLLLLYSDGLTEATNEKEEEYGEERLISLVKRERDLPLAKLRERIIDDLLTFTGEKPFSDDLTLLLIRLKDNA comes from the coding sequence CATTCGTAGGGATGGGAAAGTGGAGGAACTCAAGAAGGGGGGGTTTTTCCTCGGTATTTTCCCTGAGGTAAGGTACGAGATGGATGAGGTTGAGCTTATACCGGGAGACCTCCTTCTCCTTTACTCCGATGGGTTGACCGAAGCGACCAATGAGAAAGAGGAGGAGTATGGGGAGGAGAGGCTCATCTCATTGGTAAAAAGGGAGCGGGATCTTCCCTTGGCGAAGCTAAGGGAGAGGATAATCGATGATCTCCTTACATTTACTGGAGAGAAGCCTTTTTCCGACGATCTGACCCTGCTTCTCATTCGCCTTAAGGATAATGCCTAA